One segment of Penaeus vannamei isolate JL-2024 chromosome 3, ASM4276789v1, whole genome shotgun sequence DNA contains the following:
- the LOC113803470 gene encoding dynein regulatory complex protein 9-like encodes MCASLSFEDYNLGPRTSKNVSRFTKKAYKSIQLIRELLPVPPSKSDIEAIDLTEEISSVAQVQVLNLRKFHDDLKYIENIFISLADELKSSCSFNSIQEFLQNEKAEQKKKADFIAMFHGQKWKAKHFEKSNRIRLLQREIRSVRQDTVKQIQAKDEEISYLTKAVEDAQRLNPKREEFEKKLAKVQIENLQFVIEQEMKDICSKNAKVGREIPQEIRVHDALMTFLKESCAKLEARILEWEQKFETDTQEKRQEVAVWQAEVQTKKTDLENLDERYESFRKVVMEYEAAKEIERLEKEEEDRRNRAAAKIQAWWKGWMVRRGMNAGFKKKNKKNKPVKK; translated from the coding sequence ATGTGTGCTTCATTAAGTTTTGAAGATTATAATCTTGGGCCACGCACAAGTAAAAATGTCAGTAGATTTACAAAGAAAGCTTATAAGAGCATTCAGCTAATAAGGGAATTACTGCCAGTGCCACCTTCCAAGTCAGATATAGAAGCTATAGACTTAACTGAAGAAATCAGCAGTGTTGCACAAGTCCAAGTTCTGAACCTAAGGAAATTTCATGATGAcctaaaatatattgaaaatattttTATCAGCCTTGCTGATGAATTAAAAAGCTCTTGTAGTTTTAACAGCATTCAAGAATTCCTTCAAAATGAAAAggcagaacaaaagaaaaaagcagacTTCATAGCTATGTTTCATGGACAGAAATGGAAAGCAAAACACTTTGAAAAGAGCAACAGAATACGTCTTCTTCAAAGAGAAATCAGAAGTGTCAGGCAAGACACAGTAAAACAGATTCAAGCCAAGGATGAAGAGATTTCTTATCTGACGAAAGCTGTTGAGGATGCTCAGCGATTGAATCCCAAGAGAGAAGAATTTGAAAAGAAATTGGCAAAAGTTCAGATAGAAAATCTTCAATTTGTGATTGAACAGGAAATGAAAGATATATGTAGTAAGAATGCTAAAGTGGGGAGGGAAATCCCTCAGGAGATAAGGGTCCATGATGCTCTGATGACCTTCTTGAAAGAGAGCTGTGCAAAGCTAGAGGCCAGAATATTAGAATGGGAGCAGAAGTTTGAAACTGATACTCAGGAAAAGAGGCAGGAAGTGGCTGTGTGGCAGGCAGAAGTCCAGACCAAAAAGACTGACCTGGAGAACCTTGATGAAAGATATGAGAGTTTCAGGAAGGTTGTGATGGAGTATGAAGCAGCAAAAGAAATTGAAcgcttggagaaggaggaggaggatagaaggaacaGGGCTGCTGCAAAGATCCAGGCATGGTGGAAGGGCTGGATGGTTAGGAGGGGAATGAATGCAGGtttcaagaaaaagaataagaagaacaaaccTGTAAAGAAGTAA